In the genome of Bos mutus isolate GX-2022 chromosome 20, NWIPB_WYAK_1.1, whole genome shotgun sequence, one region contains:
- the C20H5orf22 gene encoding UPF0489 protein C5orf22 homolog isoform X1, translated as MSESGGQRARLRRYSELPVWVVEDHQEVLPFIYRAIGSKHLPASNISFVHFDSHPDLLIPVDMPADTVFDKETLFGELSIENWIMPAVYAGHFSHVVWLHPTWAQQIREGRHHFLVGKDTSTTTIRVTSTDHYFLSDGLYVTEDLLENPKPLQLDVIMVKPYKLCHSQGENDAASSAKKPKLALEDSENTASANGDSCSEGLGKDTVTQTRDHTCLQPSCSSESHECQTAVSTREILEILEKRDAFVLDIDLDFFSVKNPFKEMFTQEEYKILQELYQFKKPGSNLTEEDLVDCVDNRIHQLEDLEAAFADLCDGDDEETVQKWASNPGMELLVPLVQSLKKRMEAPDYEMVHQAGLTCDYSELPHHISTEQEIEHLIQSLHTVLKNFPKPTLVTIARSSLDDYCPSEQVETIQEKVLSVLRSLYGALDIHLMYSAESTAP; from the exons ATGAGTGAATCCGGGGGACAGCGCGCCCGGCTCCGGCGCTATTCAGAGCTCCCGGTGTGGGTGGTGGAGGATCATCAGGAG GTTCTGCCCTTTATATATCGGGCCATTGGCTCAAAGCATCTTCCTGCAAGTAATATAAGTTTTGTGCATTTCGATTCACATCCAGACCTCCTTATTCCTGTGGATATGCCAGCTGACACTGTATTTGATAAGGAAACACTTTTCGG AGAATTAAGTATTGAGAATTGGATTATGCCTGCAGTTTATGCTGGCCATTTTTCTCATGTAGTATGGCTTCATCCCACATGGGCTCAGCAAATCAGAGAGGGCAGGCATCACTTTTTAGTAGGCAAAGACACTTCTACCACAACAATCAG GGTTACAAGTACAGATCATTACTTCCTAAGTGATGGTCTTTATGTAActgaagacctgctggagaaccCAAAACCTTTACAATTGGATGTAATTATGGTAAAACCTTATAAACTCTGTCACAGTCAAGGAGAGAATGATGCAGCGTCTTCTGCTAAGAAGCCAAAGCTAGCCCTGGAGGACTCAGAGAACACTGCCTCTGCTAATGGTGACTCTTGTTCAGAAGGACTGGGAAAGGACACAGTGACACAGACAAGGGACCACACTTGCCTACAACCATCATGTTCTTCTGAAAGCCACGAATGCCAGACTGCAGTTAGCACCAGAGAGATTCTGGAAATTTTAGAGAAAAGGGATGCATTTGTTTTAGATATtgacttagattttttttcagtcaagaatCCCTTCAAAGAAATGTTCACTCAG GAGGAGTACAAAATCTTACAAGAGCTGTACCAATTTAAAAAGCCTGGAAGCAACCTGACAGAG GAAGATTTGGTAGATTGTGTTGATAATCGAATTCATCAATTAGAAGATTTAGAAGCTGCTTTTGCTGATTtgtgtgatggtgatgatgaagaAACTGTACAGAAATGGGCTTCAAACCCTGG AATGGAATTACTAGTTCCACTGGTACAGAGTTTGAAAAAACGGATGGAAGCACCGGACTATGAAATG GTTCACCAGGCTGGTCTAACCTGTGATTATTCAGAACTCCCTCACCATATCAGCACAGAACAAGAAATTGAACATCTTATTCAGTCTTTGCATACTGTTCTAAAAAATTTCCCAAAACCTACTCTAGTGACAATTGCAAG GTCAAGTCTGGATGATTACTGTCCTTCTGAGCAAGTTGAAACCATTCAAGAAAAAGTCCTCAGTGTGCTGCGCTCCCTCTACGGGGCTCTAGACATTCACCTGATGTATTCAGCAGAGTCTACTGCACCTTGA
- the C20H5orf22 gene encoding UPF0489 protein C5orf22 homolog isoform X2: MPAVYAGHFSHVVWLHPTWAQQIREGRHHFLVGKDTSTTTIRVTSTDHYFLSDGLYVTEDLLENPKPLQLDVIMVKPYKLCHSQGENDAASSAKKPKLALEDSENTASANGDSCSEGLGKDTVTQTRDHTCLQPSCSSESHECQTAVSTREILEILEKRDAFVLDIDLDFFSVKNPFKEMFTQEEYKILQELYQFKKPGSNLTEEDLVDCVDNRIHQLEDLEAAFADLCDGDDEETVQKWASNPGMELLVPLVQSLKKRMEAPDYEMVHQAGLTCDYSELPHHISTEQEIEHLIQSLHTVLKNFPKPTLVTIARSSLDDYCPSEQVETIQEKVLSVLRSLYGALDIHLMYSAESTAP; this comes from the exons ATGCCTGCAGTTTATGCTGGCCATTTTTCTCATGTAGTATGGCTTCATCCCACATGGGCTCAGCAAATCAGAGAGGGCAGGCATCACTTTTTAGTAGGCAAAGACACTTCTACCACAACAATCAG GGTTACAAGTACAGATCATTACTTCCTAAGTGATGGTCTTTATGTAActgaagacctgctggagaaccCAAAACCTTTACAATTGGATGTAATTATGGTAAAACCTTATAAACTCTGTCACAGTCAAGGAGAGAATGATGCAGCGTCTTCTGCTAAGAAGCCAAAGCTAGCCCTGGAGGACTCAGAGAACACTGCCTCTGCTAATGGTGACTCTTGTTCAGAAGGACTGGGAAAGGACACAGTGACACAGACAAGGGACCACACTTGCCTACAACCATCATGTTCTTCTGAAAGCCACGAATGCCAGACTGCAGTTAGCACCAGAGAGATTCTGGAAATTTTAGAGAAAAGGGATGCATTTGTTTTAGATATtgacttagattttttttcagtcaagaatCCCTTCAAAGAAATGTTCACTCAG GAGGAGTACAAAATCTTACAAGAGCTGTACCAATTTAAAAAGCCTGGAAGCAACCTGACAGAG GAAGATTTGGTAGATTGTGTTGATAATCGAATTCATCAATTAGAAGATTTAGAAGCTGCTTTTGCTGATTtgtgtgatggtgatgatgaagaAACTGTACAGAAATGGGCTTCAAACCCTGG AATGGAATTACTAGTTCCACTGGTACAGAGTTTGAAAAAACGGATGGAAGCACCGGACTATGAAATG GTTCACCAGGCTGGTCTAACCTGTGATTATTCAGAACTCCCTCACCATATCAGCACAGAACAAGAAATTGAACATCTTATTCAGTCTTTGCATACTGTTCTAAAAAATTTCCCAAAACCTACTCTAGTGACAATTGCAAG GTCAAGTCTGGATGATTACTGTCCTTCTGAGCAAGTTGAAACCATTCAAGAAAAAGTCCTCAGTGTGCTGCGCTCCCTCTACGGGGCTCTAGACATTCACCTGATGTATTCAGCAGAGTCTACTGCACCTTGA